A single window of Maylandia zebra isolate NMK-2024a linkage group LG2, Mzebra_GT3a, whole genome shotgun sequence DNA harbors:
- the ccna2 gene encoding cyclin-A2 — translation MSGANRAQGSAASDYQNQENVLQRLRGSLKARPVATENQENLPPKQAANRTVLGALQNNQRNKSQVGGKQDSTQSLSCKNEDFGKSCFDKPLAKQPAFQIHIDEPDGACVKKPLQAVESIKAKPTVEQSPLEISAVARLRQPLATIEIPSAMDVSFDSPMDMSVVEGEEKPVNVNEAPEYAAEIHSYLREMEVKTRPKAGYMKKQPDITNSMRAILVDWLVEVGEEYKLQNETLYLAVNYIDRFLSSMSVLRGKLQLVGTAAMLLASKFEEIYPPEVAEFVYITDDTYTKKQVLRMEHLVLKVLSFDLAAPTINQFLTQYFLQHAVTKQVESLAMYLGELSLVDSDPFLKYLPSQTAAAAYILANTTVTGASWPKSLNEMTGYSLEDLMPCIEDLHRIYLNAPQHAQQSVREKYKGTKYHEVSSINAPTKLQLN, via the exons ATGTCAGGCGCTAACAGAGCACAGGGAAGCGCGGCTAGTGACTACCAGAATCAGGAAAATGTACTGCAGAGACTCAGAGGCTCGCTTAAAGCCCGACCTGTGGCGACTGAAAACCAAGAAAACCTTCCTCCGAAGCAAGCCGCCAACAGAACCGTGCTAGGAGCCCTGCAGAACAACCAGAGGAACAAATCCCAAGTCGGCGGAAAGCAG GATTCAACACAATCCTTGTCTTGTAAAAATGAAGACTTTGGGAAAAGCTGCTTTGATAAACCACTGGCCAAGCAACCCGCTTTCCAGATCCATATTGATGAGCCTGATGGAGCCTGTGTCAAGAAGCCACTGCAAGCAGTTGAGAGTATCAAAGCCAAGCCCACAGTTGAACAATCCCCACTGGAGATCAGTGCTGTGGCACGGCTCCGGCAGCCCCTTGCCACTATTGAAATTCCATCAGCGATGGATGTCAGCTTTG ATTCTCCAATGGACATGTCTGTGGTTGAGGGGGAGGAAAAACCAGTGAATGTAAATGAGGCCCCAGAATATGCAGCTGAAATTCACAGCTATCTGAGGGAGATGGAG GTGAAAACCAGGCCTAAAGCTGGCTACATGAAGAAGCAGCCTGACATCACAAACAGCATGCGAGCCATTCTGGTTGATTGGCTGGTCGAAGTTGGCGAAGAGTACAAGCTCCAGAATGAGACACTTTATCTGGCTGTTAACTACATTGATCGCTTCCTTTCCTCAATGTCTGTCCTAAGAGGCAAACTTCAGCTGGTTGGCACTGCAGCTATGCTGCTAGCTTC GAAATTTGAAGAGATCTACCCACCAGAGGTGGCAGAGTTTGTTTACATCACAGACGACACCTACACAAAGAAGCAAGTGTTAAGAATGGAGCATCTGGTGCTTAAAGTGCTCTCATTTGACCTGGCAGCACCAACAATAAACCAGTTTCTCACTCAGTACTTCCTGCAGCATGCTGTTACCAAACAAGTGGAGAGCTTGGCAATG TACCTTGGTGAGCTCAGCCTGGTTGATTCAGACCCCTTCTTGAAATACTTGCCATCGCAGACAGCAGCTGCGGCCTACATTCTGGCTAACACCACAGTGACTGGTGCCTCATGG CCCAAGTCCTTGAACGAGATGACTGGCTACTCTCTGGAAGATCTGATGCCGTGCATTGAGGATCTTCACCGCATATACCTCAATGCCCCTCAGCATGCACAGCAGTCTGTCCGGGAGAAGTACAAGGGCACAAA GTACCATGAAGTCTCAAGCATCAATGCACCAACTAAACTGCAGCTGAACTGA